A genomic region of Anas platyrhynchos isolate ZD024472 breed Pekin duck chromosome 9, IASCAAS_PekinDuck_T2T, whole genome shotgun sequence contains the following coding sequences:
- the TSC22D2 gene encoding TSC22 domain family protein 2 isoform X2 gives MSKMPAKKKSCFQITSVTTAQVASSITEDTESLDDPDESRTEDVSSEIFDVSRATDYGPEDVCERSSSEETLNNVGEAETPGSVSPNLLLDGQLAAAAGGGAAAPPAVAPSGGAVPKSSAVPLPVAAPSAAVAGGSGAQTALPSTGPSAAAAPGTMSQTVAAACSSRFRVIKLDHGTGEPYRRGRWTCMEYYDRDSDGGGVLGRTGDCIRHSSTFEQAAQERDSGLGATGGSVVVSAVPASAHGPDSIADSSLTAVSQLLQTEKMSLQQPSFVIGQQQQPQQPIGGAMPQSTAQPMFSGASVANQQMMVPQQSQPQVNTQSVAQAGPNGKGMAPPSVTIGQPSMPVAPQQVQQASIPVTQPQQFAYSQSQIPPPVHLLPTQPSGQSEYMQHMTIMQSQGAIQQAAAGSVPSTVASSLPVGQVAGQNPSPVGAAVMGVSAQPGEAVGQGSAVMQSGQTQAGQTAVPQPGGVVQQGIGHAGVVQQKSVTQHQMGGSSQVSGMPGAPHAVVSGVQNVPAVVPGTSVPSVSTTSVTMPNVPVTLVQSQLTSHTSVSRSTGVVQQQHVGHSLIQGAPNVPTNLPQSNLGQFQTQAQPVVGQIDETRRKSEPLPQPPLSLTAENKPLVKPPIPDALANPLQLPASTPMNSLASSVFGISIPVDGDEDSASGASVVAIDNKIEQAMDLVKSHLMYAVREEVEVLKEQIKELVERNSLLERENALLKSLSNNDQLSQLSTQQANPSSTSQAQAVIAQPPQPTQPPQQPNVSSA, from the exons ATGTCCAAGATGCCGGCCAAGAAGAAGAGCTGCTTCCAGATCACCAGCGTGACCACGGCGCAGGTGGCCAGCAGCATCACCGAGGACACGGAGAGCCTGGACGACCCCGACGAGTCCCGCACCGAGGACGTGTCTTCTGAAATCTTCGACGTTTCCCGAGCCACCGACTACGGCCCCGAGGACGTCTGCGAGCGGAGCTCCTCCGAAGAGACTCTCAACAACGTGGGCGAGGCCGAAACTCCCGGCAGCGTCTCTCCCAACCTCCTCCTGGACGGGCAGCTGGCCGCGGCTGCTGGCGGGGGAGCTGCGGCTCCGCCAGCCGTGGCCCCCAGCGGGGGGGCTGTGCCCAAGAGCTCTGCCGTGCCCCTGCCGGTTGCCGCCCCCAGCGCTGCCGTGGCAGGAGGCAGCGGCGCTCAAACTGCCTTGCCCTCCACAGGGCCTTCTGCAGCTGCCGCCCCTGGGACAATGTCTCAGACAGTGGCTGCTGCGTGCAGCTCCCGCTTCAGGGTGATCAAGCTGGACCATGGCACAGGCGAGCCCTACAGGCGAGGACGATGGACGTGTATGGAGTATTATGACCGGGACTCTGATGGTGGCGGTGTTCTGGGCAGGACTGGAGATTGCATTAGGCACAGTAGCACCTTCGAGCAGGCCGCTCAAGAGAGGGACAGCGGTCTTGGTGCCACAGGAGGTTCCGTCGTGGTCTCCGCTGTGCCAGCATCGGCACATGGCCCTGATTCCATAGCTGACAGTTCCCTTACTGCTGTGTCACAGCTGCTCCAGACAGAGAAGATGAGCCTACAGCAACCTAGTTTTGTCATTGGGCAACAACAGCAGCCACAACAACCCATAGGTGGGGCCATGCCTCAAAGTACTGCTCAGCCTATGTTTTCAGGGGCTTCAGTAGCAAATCAGCAAATGATGGTGCCGCAGCAATCGCAGCCACAAGTGAATACGCAGAGTGTTGCACAGGCTGGACCCAATGGGAAAGGCATGGCACCTCCGAGTGTAACAATAGGCCAGCCCAGCATGCCTGTGGCACCGCAGCAGGTGCAGCAAGCGAGCATACCAGTGACTCAGCCTCAACAATTTGCTTATTCTCAGTCCCAGATTCCACCACCCGTACATCTATTGCCGACGCAACCTTCTGGTCAGTCTGAATACATGCAACACATGACAATTATGCAGTCTCAAGGAGCTATTCAACAagctgctgcaggctctgtTCCAAGTACTGTGGCTTCCAGCCTGCCTGTGGGCCAGGTGGCTGGCCAGAACCCCTCACCTGTGGGAGCAGCTGTGATGGGGGTGTCGGCGCAGCCGGGTGAAGCGGTCGGACAGGGATCAGCAGTAATGCAGAGTGGCCAGACACAAGCTGGTCAGACTGCCGTTCCGCAACCAGGAGGTGTGGTGCAGCAAGGGATTGGACACGCGGGGGTTGTGCAACAGAAATCTGTGACTCAGCATCAAATGGGTGGAAGCAGTCAAGTGTCTGGAATGCCTGGTGCTCCCCATGCCGTGGTTTCTGGAGTTCAGAACGTGCCTGCAGTTGTGCCCGGTACAAGCGTGCCTAGCGTGTCTACCACTTCTGTTACTATGCCAAATGTCCCTGTTACGCTGGTCCAGTCGCAGCTGACTAGCCACACTTCTGTCAGTAGAAGTACCGGTGTTGTCCAGCAGCAGCATGTCGGACACTCCTTAATACAAGGCGCCCCTAACGTACCTACGAATCTGCCACAGTCAAACCTTGGACAGTTTCAGACTCAAGCTCAACCCGTAGTAGGCCAGATCGATGAGACTAGAAGAAAATCGGAACCCCTACCTCAGCCACCACTTTCTCTTACAGCTGAAAATAAACCTCTTGTGAAGCCTCCCATTCCAGATGCTCTAGCAAACCCTCTTCAGTTACCTGCGAGTACTCCTATGAACAGTCTTGCCAGCTCAGTGTTTGGCATATCTATTCCCGTTGATGGTGATGAAGACAG TGCATCTGGTGCAAGTGTTGTTGCCATTGACAACAAAATAGAACAGGCAATG GATCTAGTGAAAAGCCATTTGATGTATGCAGTAAGAGAAGAAGTGGAAGTCCTGAAGgaacaaataaaagaattagTTGAAAGAAACTCTTTACTTGAACGAGAAAATGCACTGTTAAAATCTCTTTCAAACAATGATCAGTTATCCCAACTTTCAACCCAACAGGCCAATCCTAGTAGCACTTCACAAGCGCAAGCAGTGATAGCACAGCCTCCACAGCCAACACAACCTCCACAGCAGCCGAATGTCTCCTCAGCGTAA